Proteins found in one Magnolia sinica isolate HGM2019 chromosome 5, MsV1, whole genome shotgun sequence genomic segment:
- the LOC131245261 gene encoding protein E6-like, whose protein sequence is MATFPKPLLSLILLILISSLQIQARDSQFFGKVSRYNTVQETESVEKQVPTPKQEDVIPQSRHGYGLYGHDSEKFTPTTTNSNSEFNTVNSPSKFSTEEYNGSNSPSKYSTEEYPNDQTYKNKESTTTYPNSQYENEQTYKNKESTTSYPNTEFENEQRYKNKEFTNSYPNSQYENEQSYKNKESTTSYPNSQYENEQRYKNKESTTSYPNSQYENEQRYKNKESTTSYPNNQQYGMSDTRFLEHGKYYYNVNANDNYRNGYVSGKGINQGYESSTDVDPKNKYNNRGYYGNNENAYEYNNSMEGQQNREDENEEEFLP, encoded by the coding sequence ATGGCTACCTTTCCAAAACCCCTCCTTTCCCTCATTCTCCTCATCCTCATCTCCTCCCTCCAAATTCAAGCGAGGGATAGCCAGTTCTTCGGCAAGGTATCCCGCTACAACACCGTTCAAGAAACAGAATCCGTAGAAAAACAAGTCCCCACCCCAAAACAAGAAGATGTCATCCCGCAAAGCCGACATGGTTATGGCCTCTACGGCCATGACTCTGAAAAATTCACCCCCACCACAACCAACTCCAATTCAGAGTTCAATACTGTAAACTCTCCATCAAAATTCTCAACTGAAGAGTACAATGGTAGCAACTCACCATCCAAGTACTCTACTGAGGAATACCCAAATGACCAAACCTACAAGAACAAAGAGTCCACCACCACCTACCCCAACAGCCAGTACGAAAACGAACAAACGTACAAGAACAAAGAGTCCACCACCAGCTACCCCAACACCGAGTTCGAAAACGAGCAGCGCTACAAGAACAAAGAGTTCACCAACAGCTACCCCAACAGCCAGTATGAAAACGAGCAAAGCTACAAGAACAAAGAGTCCACCACCAGCTACCCCAACAGCCAGTACGAAAACGAGCAACGCTACAAGAACAAAGAGTCCACCACCAGCTACCCCAACAGCCAGTACGAAAACGAGCAACGCTACAAGAACAAAGAGTCCACCACCAGCTACCCCAACAACCAGCAGTACGGCATGAGCGACACCAGATTCCTGGAGCATGGAAAGTACTACTACAACGTCAACGCCAACGATAATTACCGAAATGGGTATGTTTCTGGGAAGGGAATTAATCAGGGGTACGAGTCCTCCACGGACGTCGATCCTAAGAATAAGTACAATAACAGAGGTTATTATGGTAATAATGAGAATGCCTATGAGTATAACAATTCCATGGAAGGGCAACAAAACCGTGAAGACGAAAATGAAGAGGAGTTTCTACCATAG